A single genomic interval of Polaribacter vadi harbors:
- a CDS encoding sensor histidine kinase — protein MKLKITFLTTFFLLISFLSEAQNGEPIFKELEKDLTSNRVVKVLRIIDSIISTNTLSKKKINDLKSLKVCCLVQQSKLPEALTLSSTILENSKELSERGEVILRIQRALIFEFFNDAELGFLEFKKLEEIYRKREKDKYYGQYLYRKSSFYTILQPVLKSDSLALDFAERGITFGEKNNYREVSGISKLLKSKYVPKDEKIKLAKEALKDFKQIDDFSHLSIIYVVIAKQVSDSKNMALAHKYLDSALFLLEKINDIHYKADAYEKKYLLFEIENKPDSALVYYKKYHKSKMVASLELQGNEIAKIKLNNKIENQKLEVQISKKKLLLSQNNNKFLTFFVVGILFLLAIIFFLYRNLVSKNKKIDDQNNILKESVKHKGLLLQELNHRVKNNLSLIISLIKFQSQEINEQFYIEKFKHLENRINTIAIAHEQFIYADNKIEGEFYNLEEYLQKIASLINLSTRKIEYQQDISAIKLNIDTALPIGILMNELISNSIEHAVTEDVLKINVKIEKTNNLIHLYYKDSGTSFKRDSKKATLGLFIIDSMVAQLNGKIEQKKSTFKIILKYKN, from the coding sequence GTGAAATTAAAAATTACATTTCTTACTACATTTTTTCTATTAATTAGTTTTCTCAGCGAAGCTCAAAATGGAGAACCTATTTTTAAGGAATTAGAAAAGGATTTAACTTCTAATCGAGTAGTTAAAGTTTTAAGAATTATAGATAGTATTATTTCTACAAATACCTTATCAAAAAAAAAAATAAATGATCTTAAGTCTTTAAAAGTTTGTTGTTTAGTTCAACAAAGTAAGCTTCCAGAAGCGTTAACGTTATCATCCACTATTTTAGAAAACTCAAAAGAATTAAGTGAAAGAGGAGAGGTAATTTTACGAATACAAAGAGCACTGATTTTCGAATTCTTTAACGATGCTGAATTGGGTTTTTTAGAATTTAAGAAATTAGAAGAAATTTATAGAAAAAGAGAAAAAGATAAATATTATGGACAATATTTATATAGAAAATCATCATTTTACACAATACTGCAACCTGTTTTAAAGAGTGATAGCTTAGCATTAGATTTTGCAGAAAGAGGCATCACTTTTGGAGAAAAAAATAATTATCGTGAAGTTAGTGGTATCTCTAAACTACTTAAAAGTAAATACGTTCCAAAAGATGAAAAAATAAAACTTGCAAAAGAAGCGTTAAAAGATTTCAAACAAATTGATGATTTCAGCCATTTAAGCATAATATATGTTGTAATTGCTAAGCAAGTTTCTGATAGTAAGAATATGGCTTTAGCACATAAGTATTTAGACTCTGCTCTTTTTTTATTAGAAAAAATTAATGATATTCACTACAAAGCAGATGCCTACGAAAAAAAATATTTATTATTTGAAATAGAAAATAAACCAGATTCTGCACTTGTTTATTATAAAAAGTATCATAAGTCTAAAATGGTTGCAAGTTTAGAGCTTCAAGGCAATGAGATCGCTAAAATTAAATTAAATAATAAAATAGAAAACCAAAAGTTAGAAGTTCAAATATCGAAGAAGAAGTTATTGTTGTCTCAAAATAACAATAAATTTCTTACTTTTTTTGTAGTTGGAATACTTTTTCTGTTAGCTATAATTTTTTTCTTATACAGAAACTTAGTTTCAAAAAATAAAAAAATAGATGATCAAAATAATATTTTGAAAGAATCTGTTAAACATAAAGGCTTATTATTACAAGAGCTAAATCATCGTGTAAAGAATAATTTATCTTTGATTATAAGTTTGATAAAATTTCAATCGCAAGAAATAAACGAGCAATTTTATATAGAGAAATTTAAACATTTAGAAAATAGAATTAATACCATTGCAATTGCACACGAGCAATTTATTTATGCTGATAATAAAATAGAAGGAGAGTTTTATAATTTGGAAGAATATTTGCAGAAAATAGCTTCTTTAATTAATTTATCAACTAGAAAAATTGAATATCAGCAAGATATAAGTGCTATAAAATTAAATATAGATACAGCATTACCAATTGGTATTTTAATGAACGAATTAATAAGTAACAGTATAGAACATGCAGTTACAGAAGATGTGTTAAAAATAAATGTAAAAATTGAAAAGACAAATAACTTAATTCACCTTTATTACAAAGATTCTGGTACTTCTTTTAAAAGAGATAGCAAAAAAGCAACACTTGGTCTGTTTATTATAGATAGTATGGTTGCTCAGCTAAATGGAAAGATTGAACAAAAAAAATCAACATTTAAAATAATTTTAAAATATAAAAATTAA
- a CDS encoding response regulator transcription factor, with amino-acid sequence MMINEKLKDIKSILIVEDELLIARQIKIALLNHGYLCAGIAINYKAAKEILETTKVDLVLLDVKISGRKTGLDVALLLNTLYSIPFLFITSYNDANSLHKIKELSPKGYINKPINEITVLTTIDIIFDNLKDETEKFVNINIGTTTYNIQISDLLYIKSEHVYVRLYYKKRKMLIRCSLKKFIETMPKNLLIRVSRSCAVNINFIENIGTSSLEVYGENIKISPNYKINLQYLNRDL; translated from the coding sequence ATGATGATTAATGAGAAGCTAAAAGATATCAAAAGTATATTAATTGTAGAAGATGAGTTGTTGATTGCTCGTCAAATAAAAATAGCACTTTTAAATCACGGTTATCTTTGTGCAGGAATCGCTATAAATTATAAAGCAGCCAAAGAAATTTTAGAAACTACGAAAGTAGATTTGGTTTTGTTAGATGTTAAAATTTCTGGAAGAAAAACAGGATTAGATGTGGCATTACTTTTAAACACACTATATAGTATTCCATTTTTATTTATTACTTCTTATAATGATGCAAATTCTTTACATAAGATTAAAGAACTTTCTCCTAAAGGATATATTAATAAACCTATAAATGAAATTACTGTTCTAACTACAATCGATATTATTTTTGATAACTTAAAAGATGAAACAGAAAAATTTGTAAATATTAATATTGGTACAACTACCTATAATATTCAAATTTCAGATTTATTATATATTAAGTCAGAGCATGTATATGTTAGGTTATATTATAAAAAAAGAAAAATGTTAATAAGGTGTTCACTTAAAAAGTTTATAGAAACAATGCCAAAAAACCTTTTAATAAGAGTAAGTAGAAGTTGTGCAGTGAATATAAACTTTATAGAAAATATAGGAACTTCCTCTTTAGAAGTTTATGGAGAAAATATAAAAATTTCACCTAACTATAAAATAAATCTTCAGTACTTAAATCGTGATTTATAA